The Anolis sagrei isolate rAnoSag1 chromosome Y, rAnoSag1.mat, whole genome shotgun sequence genome contains a region encoding:
- the LOC137095412 gene encoding transcription factor RelB-like: MQELPGPAGMSLLRLDSFGTPSPTPSCFPPDHSASQLSQNLTNLTLRPEMNSSLFLRRSSGLSDSCWSPPASSRLPTKPQKQLEENYSEPLKLVITEQPKQRGMRFRYQCEGRSAGSILGEASTETNKTLPTIELQNYSGISEVKVTACLVWKDWPYRIHPHSLVGKDCHNGLCEVTLKPRINPKHSFNNLGIQCVKKKDIEESIEKKLQLGIDPFKAGSLKNHQEVDMNVVRICFLASYQDCTGKTRHLNPVLSEPIFDKKSTNTSELKIYRMNKEYGACSGGEEFYLLCDKVQKEDISIIFRKDTWEGKADFSQADVHRQIAIVFKTPPYQHLDITEPVEVEVYLRRLTDSVSSDPFSFTYLPKDQDTYRVNKKRKQGMPDVLEELSGPDPHGIEAKRKKKKPGYMDHFNLMPSAAGFPSGSEDQNFLISLDHISVPDMLEDFRLPPDFPSIVGPSLSDVLLPSPMDFPDMSEQEFLLDAYSVHSGVSVPLTLPGDCDTEGTASLVGSSMFPSQYKEAEAQLEMETNLTAADSAGTL, encoded by the exons ATGCAGGAATTGCCGGGACCTGCGGGGATGAGCCTCTTACGCTTGGACTCTTTTGGCACTCCTTCCCCGACCCCTTCTTGCTTTCCACCAGATCATTCAGCATCCCAGCTTTCCCAGAACCTTACCAACTTGACGTTGAGGCCAGAGATGAACTCATCCCTATTTTTGCGGCGCAGCAGTGGGTTATCAGATAGTTGTTGGTCTCCTCCTGCTTCTTCTAGGCTTCCCACGAAGCCCCAAAAGCAGCTGGAGGAAAACTATTCAGAGCCGCTCAAACTTGTGATCACAGAGCAGCCCAAGCAGAGAGGGATGCGCTTCCGATACCAGTGTGAAGGCAGGTCGGCGGGAAGCATCTTGGGCGAAGCTAGCACAGAAACCAACAAAACTCTGCCCACCATTGAG CTTCAGAACTACTCGGGGATCTCAGAAGTGAAAGTGACAGCCTGCTTGGTGTGGAAGGACTGGCCTTACCGAATCCACCCCCACAGCTTAGTTGGGAAAGACTGTCACAACGGCCTCTGCGAAGTGACACTGAAGCCTCGCATCAACCCCAAGCACAG TTTCAACAACCTTGGGATCCAGTGTGTGAAGAAGAAGGACATTGAAGAATCCATAGAGAAAAAGCTGCAGCTTGGAATTGATCCATTCAAAG CCGGCTCATTAAAAAACCACCAGGAGGTTGACATGAACGTGGTCAGGATTTGCTTTCTGGCTTCCTACCAGGACTGCACAGGGAAGACGCGACACCTCAACCCTGTTCTTTCCGAACCCATCTTTGACAAGA AATCCACAAATACTTCAGAGCTGAAAATCTACCGGATGAATAAAGAGTATGGGGCCTGCAGTGGTGGAGAAGAGTTCTATTTGTTGTGTGATAAGGTTCAGAAAG AAGATATTTCCATCATCTTCCGGAAGGATACGTGGGAGGGCAAAGCAGACTTTTCGCAAGCTGATGTCCACCGACAGATTGCCATCGTCTTTAAGACACCACCGTACCAGCACCTCGACATCACAGAACCGGTGGAGGTGGAAGTGTACTTACGGCGCCTGACGGACAGTGTCTCCAGTGACCCTTTCAGTTTCACCTACCTGCCCAAAGACCAGG ATACTTATCGGGTCAACAAAAAAAGGAAGCAAGGCATGCCTGATGTGTTGGAGGAGCTCTCTGGCCCAG ACCCTCATGGGATCGAAgctaagaggaagaagaagaagccagggTACATGGACCATTTCAACTTGATGCCATCTGCAG CTGGCTTCCCGTCGGGTTCCGAAGACCAGAATTTCCTGATCAGCTTGGATCACATCTCTGTGCCAGACATGCTAGAGGACTTCAGATTGCCTCCTGACTTCCCTTCCATCGTTGGTCCAAGCCTGAGTGATgttctgctaccatctcccatgGACTTCCCTGATATGTCAGAGCAGGAGTTCTTGCTGGATGCATATTCCGTCCATTCGGGTGTCTCTGTCCCCTTGACTTTGCCTGGGGATTGTGATACAGAGGGCACCGCCAGCCTCGTGGGCAGCAGCATGTTTCCAAGCCAGTACAAAGAGGCCGAGGCACAGCTGGAAATGGAGACCAACCTCACGGCGGCAGACAGTGCTGGAACTTTATGA